CCTGGCCCAGGCACACCGTCTGCACGTCGGGCTTGATGAAGCGCATCGTGTCGTAGATCGCGGTGAGCGCGGTGAACGAGCCGCCGGGGCTGTTGATGTAGATGCTGATGTCGGTGTCGGGGTTCATCGTCTCCAGGCACATGAGCTGGGCGATGACCGCGTTGGCGACGTCGTCGCTGATCGGCGTCCCGAGGTAGATGATGCGCTCCTCGAAGAGCTTGGCGTAGGGGTCGATGCGGCGGAAGCCGTAGGACGTGCGCTCTTCCCACTGCGGGATGTAGTAGTTCATGGCTGTCAGTCCTTGGTCCGGGCCGGGCGGCCCTCGTCGGCGGCTTCGCGGGCACTGGTGATGACCTGGTCGACGAGGCCGTACTCGACGGCCTGGTCGGCGGTGAACCACCGGTCACGGTCGGCGTCGGCGACCACCTGCTCGACGCTCTGGCCCGTGTGCTCGGCGATCAGGTCGAGCAGCACCTTCTTGATGTGCAGCGACTGCTGGGCCTGGATCTTGATGTCGGAGGCGGAGCCACCCATGCCCGAGGAGGGCTGGTGCATCATGATGCGGGCGTGGGGCAGGGCGTAGCGCTTGCCCTTGGTGCCGGCGCACAGCAGGAACTGGCCCATCGAGGCCGCGAGCCCCATGCCGACGGTCGCCACGTCGTTGGGGATGTAGTTCATCGTGTCGTAGATGGCCATGCCGGCGTCGACCGAGCCGCCGGGGCTGTTGATGTGGAGGAAGATGTCGGCCTCCGGGTCCTCCGCGGACAGCAGCAGGAGCTGGGCGCAGATCGCGTTGGCGTTCTGGTCGCGCACCTCCGAGCCGAGGAAGACGATGCGCTCACGGAGGAGGCGCTGGTAGATGTGGTCGTCGAGGCCATACATCCCACCGGCACCGTTCATCTCGGGCGAGAGGGCTGGGCTGGAGTTCTGGTTCACGCTGGCGACACTAGCCGGAAGGACGGACACTTCCACGCGGGACCGGCCCTTGTTCGCCCACAGCGGATCGAAGCGCCTCGCGGGGCCTGCGCGTGTGGTCTACTCGGGCCCATGTTGCGGGTCACGCTTCGGGGGGCAGACCTGCCCACCGCCACGCTCGGCAGCGGCGAACGGCTGCTCTTCGGTCGCGCGCCCCACCAGGCGCTGCGCACCGAGGAGCCCGACAGGGCCCTCGACGTCACCGTCCTCGCGCTCCCGCACTGCGCCCCGCACGTGTCGCGCCTGCTGGGCGAGCTCGAGATCGGCGAGGAGATCGCCCGGCTGCGCTGGCACGGCGCGGGCGAGACCCAGGTGGCGAGCCTGTTCGACGCCCCGGGCGGGGCACGACGGGTGACGCTCGTCGAGGGCATGTCGCTGCTGCTCGACGAGGGGGAGAACCACCTCGTCGTGATGCGCGGGCGCGAGCTCGACCCCGAGGTCTACGACGACCTGACGATCGTCGTGGAGGTGACGACCCCCGGGGAGGAGGCGGCGCCCCGGCCCGCCGTCGCCGACAGCGGCGTCGAGCGCGACTCCTCGGCCACCGCCCCGTCGCCGGGGCTGGTCCGGCACTCCCGTGAGTGGTACGTCGCCCTCGCGCTCGCCGAGCCCTGGCTGGTCGGCACCGACGACTACCCGCGTCCCCCGACCAACCGCGAGATCTACGAGCGCGTCCTGCGGTGGCACGGCTACGCCTGGAACCTCGAGCGCTCCCAGCGGGTCGACGACGCGATCAAGGCGATCTCGTCCCTGGCCTTCAGCGTCCGCGACGACCCGTTCCGGGCCAGCAGCGGGCGTGCCAGCAACGTGCGCTTCGCCGTGGGTCGGCGTACGGCCGAGGTCCGCCTGGTCACCGTCGACGACCTCGCGGGCGTCGAGGCGGCCGCCCGCGAGCGCGTCGCGGGAGCCCCGCACCCGGGCTGAGCCCCGCCTGGAGCGGAACCGAGCGGCGGACGGGACGGAACGTTCCGCCGCGCGAACGGTGGTGCCGTGCGGTCCGGTTCTGTGAGACTTGCCGCGCACCGCGACGAGGGGGATCCATGGGGGCAGGTCGGGCGACGACGCACGCCGGGGGCACCGACGCGCCCCGCACCGCGCGGCTGCGCAGGCTCGCGTCGAAGCGCCAGTCGAAGGGCGCGGCCGAGCTCTCCGTCGTCCTGGTCGTGGCCTCGCTCGTCGCCGGGGTGCTGTTCGGCAACGGCCTCTCCCGCACCGCGGTCGAGCTCGCCGACGGACTCACCTGGCTGGCCGACGACCCGAGCGGCGACGTCATCCAGGTCAACCCCGCCCTCGGGCGCGCCGAGGTGCGGCGCTCGGTCGCCGCGGCCGGCAACGACCTGACCCTCGCCCAGTACGCCGGCTTCCTCTACGTCATCGACAACACCGACGGCGTGCTCTCGACCATCGACGTCACCACGCTGGAGCAGTCCGGTCGCCGGAGCGTGCCCGGCGACGGCTCCGCGGAGACCCTGAGCGACGGCACGACCGTCTTCCTCGTCGACCGCACGGCCCACAGCCTCGCGGCGATCGACCCCATCACCACCGACGAGATCGGCCGGGTGTGGGTCGAGCGGCGGGGCCTGTCCGACGTGGCCGTCGACGGGCAGGGGACGGTGTGGTCCCTCGACCGCACGGGCCGGCTCACCGCGCTGAGGTGGTCCGCGACGTCGGCGGAGTTCCTCGAGCAGGACACCCACCAGCTCGACGTCCGGGGGGACGCCGTGGTCGTGGCGCACGAGCGAGGTGTCACCGTCACCGACGCCGAGCCCGGCCTGATGCAGCAGGTCGCCACCGAGCGCGAGGTGCGTACGCCCACCTCCGCGCTGAGCGGCGAGCTGCTCGCGCCACTGCGCACGCCGAGCGAGCTGACGGCCGCCGCGGCTCCGGACTCCTCGACCGTCGTCATCCTCGCCGCGGGCCGGCTGGCCGAGGTGGCCGTGGCCGCCTCCGGCTGCGACTCCCCCGGACGCCCCGAGGTGTTCGCGGGACGCGTCTACGTGCCCTGCGCCGGCCGGGCGAAGGTCCTCCAGCTCGACCCCACGGGCGAGATGGCCGGGCCGCCCATCCTCACGCCCCGCGGCAAGGACCCCGAGCTCGTCCTCGACGACGACACGCTCCTGATCAACGTGCCCGGTGCGCGCACCGGGATCTCGGTGGGGGCCGACGGCTCCCTCTCGGAGTTCTCCCGCGGGAGCGGCGGCGACGCCGTCACCGACCCGCAGGAGATCGCCATCCCCGAGACGCAGCCTGAGACCGAGGACCAGACGGAGGAGACGCGCGACGAGCAGTCGGGCGAGTCCGGGTCCCAGGCGACCCGGGGCGGGCGCGACCCGGGCCGCAACGGCGACCAGGGCCCCCGCGGGAGCGACAACAACGGCGGCGGAGGCGGTCGCGACGACGAGGACGAGGACGACGACCCGGTCGCGACGATCTCGCCCACCCCCACCCCGACCGCCACTCCCACGACCACCCCCACTTCCACCCCCACCTCCACCCCCACTGCCACCCCGACCACCACGCCCACCGTGACGCCGAGCACGCCCACCGACGTGAGGGCCACGGTGCTCGGCAGCACGCAGGTGCAGGTCGACTGGTCCTACAGCGGGGAGACTCCGGACGACTTCGTGGTGGCCCAGCCCGGCGGCCCGACCCTGGCGACGGTCGGCGGCACCAGCCGCCGCGCGGTCGTGGACGTCACCCCCGGCGCGAGCGTCGCCCTCGTCGTGACCGCCCGGCTCGGCGGCCGGACGGCCACCTCGACGGTGTCCAACACGGTGACCACGCAGCCCGACCCCGTCCTCGGCACCCCCACCTCGGTCCGGGCCTCGGTCGTCTCGGGCACCCAGGTCCAGCTCGGCTGGGACTACACCGGCGACGTGCCCGACGAGTTCGTCCTCACCACCACCGGGGGCAGCCAGGTCGGGCGGGTCGGCGGCGACCAGCGCCAGGCGGTCGTCACGGTCCCGGCGGGCCAGCAGGTCGCGTTCCGGGTCACGGCCTTCCTCGGCAGCGACTCGAGCGCCTCCGCCGCGTCCAACGCCGTGACCCCCGCCGGCGTGCCCGGCCAGGCGCCCGGCGTCGCCGCCACCGGCGTCTACGGCGGCAGCTGGCAGGGGCCGACCTACGCCGTCACCCTCCGCTGGGACCCCGCTCCGGACAACGGCTCGCCCATCACCGGCTACCGGGTGACCGTGTCCACCGGCACGAGGTCGGAGACCGTCACGCTGGGCGCCTCGGCGCGCTCGCACACCCTGGTCAGCAGCTGCGACCGCACCCGGGACGCCTCCTGCTCCCCCGGCGGCAACGGCACCGCCTCGGTCATCGCGATCAACGGCGAGGGCGCCGGCCCCCAGGCCTCCGCCGGCGCCAGTGACTCCGGGAGCATCCCGGTCGAGCCCTTGCCGGGAGGCGGGCGCCAGCACGTCACGGGCCAGTCGGGGGGCGACCTCAACCTCGAGGGCATGGGCACCTCCCAGCTGCAGCTCGCGCCCGCGGACTGGGCGGGCTTCGGCGGGACGTGCGCCTACGACGACGGGTCCGGCTGGTCGCCCATCAGCTGCGGCGCGACCTCGCTGGTGATCCAGCACGACGGCACCTACATCTGGCAGCCCAACTCGGGCGTGCGATCGCACTCCGTGCAGTTCCGGGCCACCAACAGCTCGGGGAGCGTGCTGAGTGCCCGCTACTCCTGGCAGACCAGGCAGCCCACCCTCTGCGAGGGCTGCGACATCCCCTGAGCCGCCGACCGCTTCCCGACGTCTCGACGCCACTCTCGACCCCTCCCCGACCCCAGGAGCCAGCCCGTGACCACCCTCGCCTCGAGCCCCGCCACCACCGAGCAGGAGGTCGTCGAGTTCCGCCGGGTGCACCAGCGCCTCGGCGACGCGGTCGAGGTCGCCGTGCGCGGCAAGCGCGGCGTGATCGACCTCGTGCTGGTGGCGACCTTCGCGCGCGGCCACGTGCTCGTCGAGGACCTGCCCGGCACGGGCAAGACCACGCTGGCGAGGGCGCTGGCGAAGGCGCTGGGCGGGGAGATGCACCGGGTCCAGTTCACCCCCGACCTGCTGCCCAGCGACGTGACCGGCACCAGCGTGTTCGACCCGCGCGACGGCCAGGTGCGGTTCCGCCCCGGACCCGTCTTCGCCAACGTCGTGCTCGCCGACGAGATCAACCGGGCGGCCGCCAAGACCCAGTCGGCCCTCCTCGAGGTGATGGAGGAGCACACCGTCAGCGTCGACGGCACCGCACACCCCGTGCCCGAGCCGTTCACGGTCGTCGCCACGCAGAACCCCATCGACCTCGACGGCACCTACCGGTTGCCGGAGGCACAGCTCGACCGGTTCATGGTGCGCACCAGCCTGGGCTTCCCCGACCTCGAGCACGAGCTCGACGTGCTGCGCCCCGGCAGCACCGCCGGCCGCATCGACGACGTGCCCACCGTCAGCGACCCCACCGAGATGGCCCGACTCTCCGCCGTCGTCGAGCGGCTGCACGTCGCCGACCCGATCCTCACCTACGCGCGCGAGGTCGGGGTCGCGATCCGCGACGACCGGCGCGTCCGCCTGGGCGCGAGCACGCGCGGGCTGCGCTCCCTCGTGCGCGCCGTGCAGGCCCACGCCGCCTCGCGCGGTCGCCACTACGCGATCCCCGACGACGTACGCCGCCTCGCCGAGCCCGTCCTGGCCCACCGCACGGTGCTCACCCGCGAAGCGCTCCTGGAGGGCCACACGTCGACCGGGGTCGTGCACCAGGCCCTCGAGCGGGTCGCCCCTC
The sequence above is drawn from the Nocardioides sp. zg-1228 genome and encodes:
- a CDS encoding ATP-dependent Clp protease proteolytic subunit, whose protein sequence is MYGLDDHIYQRLLRERIVFLGSEVRDQNANAICAQLLLLSAEDPEADIFLHINSPGGSVDAGMAIYDTMNYIPNDVATVGMGLAASMGQFLLCAGTKGKRYALPHARIMMHQPSSGMGGSASDIKIQAQQSLHIKKVLLDLIAEHTGQSVEQVVADADRDRWFTADQAVEYGLVDQVITSAREAADEGRPARTKD
- a CDS encoding fibronectin type III domain-containing protein, whose translation is MGAGRATTHAGGTDAPRTARLRRLASKRQSKGAAELSVVLVVASLVAGVLFGNGLSRTAVELADGLTWLADDPSGDVIQVNPALGRAEVRRSVAAAGNDLTLAQYAGFLYVIDNTDGVLSTIDVTTLEQSGRRSVPGDGSAETLSDGTTVFLVDRTAHSLAAIDPITTDEIGRVWVERRGLSDVAVDGQGTVWSLDRTGRLTALRWSATSAEFLEQDTHQLDVRGDAVVVAHERGVTVTDAEPGLMQQVATEREVRTPTSALSGELLAPLRTPSELTAAAAPDSSTVVILAAGRLAEVAVAASGCDSPGRPEVFAGRVYVPCAGRAKVLQLDPTGEMAGPPILTPRGKDPELVLDDDTLLINVPGARTGISVGADGSLSEFSRGSGGDAVTDPQEIAIPETQPETEDQTEETRDEQSGESGSQATRGGRDPGRNGDQGPRGSDNNGGGGGRDDEDEDDDPVATISPTPTPTATPTTTPTSTPTSTPTATPTTTPTVTPSTPTDVRATVLGSTQVQVDWSYSGETPDDFVVAQPGGPTLATVGGTSRRAVVDVTPGASVALVVTARLGGRTATSTVSNTVTTQPDPVLGTPTSVRASVVSGTQVQLGWDYTGDVPDEFVLTTTGGSQVGRVGGDQRQAVVTVPAGQQVAFRVTAFLGSDSSASAASNAVTPAGVPGQAPGVAATGVYGGSWQGPTYAVTLRWDPAPDNGSPITGYRVTVSTGTRSETVTLGASARSHTLVSSCDRTRDASCSPGGNGTASVIAINGEGAGPQASAGASDSGSIPVEPLPGGGRQHVTGQSGGDLNLEGMGTSQLQLAPADWAGFGGTCAYDDGSGWSPISCGATSLVIQHDGTYIWQPNSGVRSHSVQFRATNSSGSVLSARYSWQTRQPTLCEGCDIP
- a CDS encoding MoxR family ATPase, producing MTTLASSPATTEQEVVEFRRVHQRLGDAVEVAVRGKRGVIDLVLVATFARGHVLVEDLPGTGKTTLARALAKALGGEMHRVQFTPDLLPSDVTGTSVFDPRDGQVRFRPGPVFANVVLADEINRAAAKTQSALLEVMEEHTVSVDGTAHPVPEPFTVVATQNPIDLDGTYRLPEAQLDRFMVRTSLGFPDLEHELDVLRPGSTAGRIDDVPTVSDPTEMARLSAVVERLHVADPILTYAREVGVAIRDDRRVRLGASTRGLRSLVRAVQAHAASRGRHYAIPDDVRRLAEPVLAHRTVLTREALLEGHTSTGVVHQALERVAPPQPDRV